The Lathyrus oleraceus cultivar Zhongwan6 chromosome 5, CAAS_Psat_ZW6_1.0, whole genome shotgun sequence genome includes the window tttttttcatttcaaaatttGTTTGTTTAGTTAAGTAAATAGAAAGTAATTTATTTAATTCCTCTACATTGCAATTAATATATATCTCTATTCCAATTTTGCAATTTTAGTTTTCGGAATCGTATCAAATAGGAGCAATGAGTTATGCATGTTACAACTTTGAATCTGTTAGACTGTCATTCTAATTTCAGAAAATTTAGGTATGGTTTAAATAAGATTATACTTATAAATCTCAATCTTAAAATTTGAATCGTGAATATTAATTTTGATGTTGATTATCACATACACAATTTGAATCCGCTGCAATCTCTGCAACAATAGATGCCACCGCATAATTAGAATCACCATTAAAATCAAAGGATACTAATTGCTATGAATAAGGATTTAAAATGTAAGGTAATTCAAATCATATTACTATAAAAAAATgataattaaattttaaaaattaaaaatatttgtTAATTAAATAACTGAAGTAAATAAGTAATAATTGAATTATGTGAGTAGTTATTAATAAggtcaaaataaatattttgaagAATATTTAAATGAAACTATCGATAATTATAAAAGAAAAGTAAACACCCAGTCATGCGACACATCCAAACTCAAAATCAAGAATCAAAAGCTAACTATCAACAACCATACGCAGCGATCACAACAGTCTATACCCCAAATGAGTTATACAATTCAGCGTCATGCCATCGTATCCTCCCACGAATGAACATTCAAACATCTCATTGCCGTAACACCCAACCATTATTTGACTATAGTACACCCCGAGAACCATTGTTTCGTTTCCAAACCCATTCAATATCCCAATTCAGACAACCATACTGTCCACAATTCACCCAATCACAACGACCCAACTACCACAACATGGACACCAAACTCAATTAGGGAAACGTCGTTGGCGACAATCCCCCAACTtttgggaacaaatgatgacacatctatcaaataccgctggacCTTCCACCACACCTTCACATCAGCCACCATTGGATCATGTCAACACTCAATGACCCCAAACACCTAGGAAAATCGTGAGAGACCTCGAAGACAGACTAATGCACCTGGGTGTGGAACATTGAGCGTTTCAATTAGACGAGTCATTGAATTTTTTGTCTATTCTATgtaattttttattataatataatataaaatttattttcagtatttcatttaattaattaaaattataacatttaaaattaaaatatatgAAAGGAGCATGCGCCACATGCATTATCGCATACATTATGTAGTGTATGCATGCGTCAATGCATGTGGCATCAAGGCATGCATGTGGCACTTACATGCATTGACTTTGCATGCATGCGCCCAGAGCCTTAGCGCCTCCTATGTATGTTAGTTTGATGCGTCAGTTCAACTGGAACATCAGTAGAAAAAAGTagttattttgatatttttttttaaattttgattattttgagattttattttaaaaaattggttattttaaaaataaattaataattgAATTCTATGAATAGTTATTGATAAAGTCAAAATAAATTTTTTTGAAGAATATTTAAATGAAACTATTGATATTATCAATGAGTGAGGAAGTATCTTTTTAATAAGAAAGTTACAAGTATATATACTATTATCTCATTATGACTAATATGTAATAACCTATACTTTTAATAATTAAAGAAATGTGAAAATAAAGTTTAATTGAATTTTTGTGAATAGTCATTATCAATTAAGTCAAAAAGAAGATTTATTAAAGAATACTTAAATAAGGAAGAATgttaacaaaaatttaaatattaaagAAAAAGATAAAGATTGTTGAATAAAAAAAAATCGTGACAATAAGTTATAGTTTTTTTTAGAAATATATTTTTTTACAGCAGTTTTTTTCGAAATATATAGTACTGTAGTTTGACTATTTAGTTAAATATTGGGAGTAAAGCTTTCCTTTTGTTTAGGAAAGTTTGGCTTTTTAGAGGAGAAAGTTTTAGTTGATTATAAACAAAtgttaataaaataaataaatgatatTGCTAAATCTAAAACATAGTAGTTAATGGTTTAAAAAAgtattgattttttttttatttttaaaacatAATCATATTTTGAAATATTAACAAAATATATATTTTTCGTATCTTTAACTTTATTAGAAAACTTAAAACATAATTATATTTTGAATATTTGATTTGATGTGATTGACCCAAACATAGAAACCCCTATCAATTGCAAAGATTTTCTCTTGATTTTAAGTCAGACTAAGATGATAAAAATTGGAATGTTTTAATATAAATATATGAAACAGCAAGAACAATGTACAGTTTAATTTTCTACTATTTTTTCTTACTTTCGAAAGATACTTGTTTTGAATATTGTCCATGAAGATAGATTGGAGGAACTTAGAAGCACTTCCTTTAAGTATAATTTTTGATAAGTTAGTAGAACGTATAGATCACATCTATTTCAGTGCCGTATGCAAGAATTGGTATTCCATTGCAAAGTTTAATTATCAAAATCGACAAATACATAATAATGTATTGCCCATGCTTATGGTTCCCACAAAAGGATGCAAAAAGAAGCGAAGTTTATATGGGatttcattaaaaaaaaattataacttCATACTACCAGTACCTTGTAAAAAAAGGTTTTGTGGTTCAAGTCATGGTTGGCTGGCCAAGGTGGATTATAGTTCTAAAGTTACCCTTATAACGCTCATCAATCCTTTTAAAGATGCGGTTTCCATCACTTTACCACCCATCTGTTTCATGGATAGGTATAGAAGAAGTGTTCATTCTGAATATGATGTGCATAAGGTTGTTTTATCTACTAATCCTATATTTAAGCCACACGATTATGTAGTTGTGGCCATTTATAGTATGCGTCAATGTCTTGCATTCCTAAAAGCTGGACAAAAAACATGGATTTATATAGATGATATTCATCGTCTCTTCAACGATGTTATATTCTACAAAGGTTTAGTCTATGCCGTGGGACTATTGAATAACATTGTCTCGTTTGATTTATCTTATTTAAAGGATGAAAAGGTGATTCCTAAAGTTGTTTCTTTGGAGGGGGATGATTATGCTGATCGGGTTTATCTTGTAAAATCATTGGAGGGAGACTTATGGCTCGTTAGAAAATTTATTGATTTTCCCGAAGGTGAAGATAATATTGATCCTAGTAGAGGTACAAAAAGATTCGAAGTATATAATTTAGAATTGGATTTTCAAACGGGTGAACTTATACAAATGTTACAAATTGATAGTTTGGGAGATAATGTTTTATTTGTTGGTGATAGTGATTCTGTTGCTGTATCAGCTTCATATTTCTCTAATTATCTTCAAAAAGATTCAATTTATTATACAGATGATTTTTACGGAGATACACTGCCATATCCTAATGGAGCGTTTGATATGAAAATCTACAATGTAAAAGAGAAAAAGTTTAGACAACACTGCCCTTATTACCATTGGTTTAAAGGAATGCCACCTGCAGTATGGGTTATTCCACCATTTCAATGGGATTGACAATTTCAACTTAAAATATATTGTTTTGTTtcattttagttttttttttcatttcaaaatttGTTTGTTTAGTTAAGTAAATAGAAAGTAATTTATTTAATTCCTCTACATTGCAATTAATATATATCTCTATTCCAATTTTGCAATTTTAGTTTTCGGAATCGTATCAAATAGGAGCAATGAGTTATGCATGTTACAACTTTGAATCTGTTAGACTGTCATTCTAATTTCAGAAAATTTAGGTATGGTTTAAATAAGATTATACTTATAAATCTCAATCTTAAAATTTGAATCGTGAATATTAATTTTGATGTTGATTATCACATACACAATTTGAATCCGCTGCAATCTCTGCAACAATAGATGCCACCGCATAATTAGAATCACCATTAAAATCAAAGGATACTAATTGCTATGAATAAGGATTTAAAATGTAAGGTAATTCAAATCATATTACTATAAAAAAATgataattaaattttaaaaattaaaaatatttgtTAATTAAATAACTGAAGTAAATAAGTAATAATTGAATTATGTGAGTAGTTATTAATAAggtcaaaataaatattttgaagAATATTTAAATGAAACTATCGATAATTATAAAAGAAAAGTAAACACCCAGTCATGCGACACATCCAAACTCAAAATCAAGAATCAAAAGCTAACTATCAACAACCATACGCAGCGATCACAACAGTCTATACCCCAAATGAGTTATACAATTCAGCGTCATGCCATCGTATCCTCCCACGAATGAACATTCAAACATCTCATTGCCGTAACACCCAACCATTATTTGACTATAGTACACCCCGAGAACCATTGTTTCGTTTCCAAACCCATTCAATATCCCAATTCAGACAACCATACTGTCCACAATTCACCCAATCACAACGACCCAACTACCACAACATGGACACCAAACTCAATTAGGGAAACGTCGTTGGCGACAATCCCCCAACTtttgggaacaaatgatgacacatctatcaaataccgctggacCTTCCACCACACCTTCACATCAGCCACCATTGGATCATGTCAACACTCAATGACCCCAAACACCTAGGAAAATCGTGAGAGACCTCGAAGACAGACTAATGCACCTGGGTGTGGAACATTGAGCGTTTCAATTAGACGAGTCATTGAATTTTTTGTCTATTCTATgtaattttttattataatataatataaaatttattttcagtatttcatttaattaattaaaattataacatttaaaattaaaatatatgAAAGGAGCATGCGCCACATGCATTATCGCATACATTATGTAGTGTATGCATGCGTCAATGCATGTGGCATCAAGGCATGCATGTGGCACTTACATGCATTGACTTTGCATGCATGCGCCCAGAGCCTTAGCGCCTCCTATGTATGTTAGTTTGATGCGTCAGTTCAACTGGAACATCAGTAGAAAAAAGTagttattttgatatttttttttaattttgattattttgagattttattttaaaaaattggttattttaaaaataaattaataattgAATTCTATGAATAGTTATTGATAAagtcaaaataatttttttgaagaatATTTAAATGAAACTATTGATATTATCAATGAGTGAGGAAGTATCTTTTTAATAAGAAAGTTACAAGTATATATACTATTATCTCATTATGACTAATATGTAATAACCTATACTTTTAATAATTAAAGAAATGTGAAAATAAAGTTTAATTGAATTTTTGTGAATAGTCATTATCAATTAAGTCAAAAAGAAGATTTATTAAAGAATACTTAAATAAGGAAGAATgttaacaaaaatttaaatattaaagAAAAAGATAAAGATTGTTGAATAAAAAAAAATCGTGACAATAAGTTATAGTTTTTTTTAGAAATATATTTTTTTACAGCAGTTTTTTTCGAAATATATAGTACTGTAGTTTGACTATTTAGTTAAATATTGGGAGTAAAGCTTTCCTTTTGTTTAGGAAAGTTTGGCTTTTTAGAGGAGAAAGTTTTAGTTGATTATAAACAAAtgttaataaaataaataaatgatatTGCTAAATCTAAAACATAGTAGTTAATGGTTTAAAAAAgtattgattttttttttatttttaaaacatAATCATATTTTGAAATATTAACAAAATATATATTTTTCGTATCTTTAACTTTATTAGAAAACTTAAAACATAATTATATTTTGAATATTTGATTTGATGTGATTGACCCAAACATAGAAACCCCTATCAATTGCAAAGATTTTCTCTTGATTTTAAGTCAGACTAAGATGATAAAAATTGGAATGTTTTAATATAAATATATGAAACAGCAAGAACAATGTACAGTTTAATTTTCTACTATTTTTTCTTACTTTCGAAAGATACTTGTTTTGAATATTGTCCATGAAGATAGATTGGAGGAACTTAGAAGCACTTCCTTTAAGTATAATTTTTGATAAGTTAGTAGAACGTATAGATCACATCTATTTCAGTGCCGTATGCAAGAATTGGTATTCCATTGCAAAGTTTAATTATCAAAATCGACAAATACATAATAATGTATTGCCCATGCTTATGGTTCCCACAAAAGGATGCAAAAAGAAGCGAAGTTTATATGGGatttcattaaaaaaaaattataacttCATACTACCAGTACCTTGTAAAAAAAGGTTTTGTGGTTCAAGTCATGGTTGGCTGGCCAAGGTGGATTATAGTTCTAAAGTTACCCTTATAACGCTCATCAATCCTTTTAAAGATGCGGTTTCCATCACTTTACCACCCATCTGTTTCATGGATAGGTATAGAAGAAGTGTTCATTCTGAATATGATGTGCATAAGGTTGTTTTATCTACTAATCCTATATTTAAGCCACACGATTATGTAGTTGTGGCCATTTATAGTATGCGTCAATGTCTTGCATTCCTAAAAGCTGGACAAAAAACATGGATTTATATAGATGATATTCATCGTCTCTTCAACGATGTTATATTCTACAAAGGTTTAGTCTATGCCGTGGGACTATTGAATAACATTGTCTCGTTTGATTTATCTTATTTAAAGGATGAAAAGGTGATTCCTAAAGTTGTTTCTTTGGAGGGGGATGATTATGCTGATCGGGTTTATCTTGTAAAATCATTGGAGGGAGACTTATGGCTCGTTAGAAAATTTATTGATTTTCCCGAAGGTGAAGATAATATTGATCCTAGTAGAGGTACAAAAAGATTCGAAGTATATAATTTAGAATTGGATTTTCAAACGGGTGAACTTATACAAATGTTACAAATTGATAGTTTGGGAGATAATGTTTTATTTGTTGGTGATAGTGATTCTGTTGCTGTATCAGCTTCATATTTCTCTAATTATCTTCAAAAAGATTCAATTTATTATACAGATGATTTTTACGGAGATACACTGCCATATCCTAATGGAGCGTTTGATATGAAAATCTACAATGTAAAAGAGAAAAAGTTTAGACAACACTGCCCTTATTACCATTGGTTTAAAGGAATGCCACCTGCAGTATGGGTTATTCCACCATTTCAATGGGATTGACAATTTCAACTTAAAATATATTGTTTTGTTtcattttagttttttttttcatttcaaaatttGTTTGTTTAGTTAAGTAAATAGAAAGTAATTTATTTAATTCCTCTACATTGCAATTAATATATATCTCTATTCCAATTTTGCAATTTTAGTTTTCGGAATCGTATCAAATAGGAGCAATGAGTTATGCATGTTACAACTTTGAATCTGTTAGACTGTCATTCTAATTTCAGAAAATTTAGGTATGGTTTAAATAAGATTATACTTATAAATCTCAATCTTAAAATTTGAATCGTGAATATTAATTTTGATGTTGATTATCACATACACAATTTGAATCCGCTGCAATCTCTGCAACAATAGATGCCACCGCATAATTAGAATCACCATTAAAATCAAAGGATACTAATTGCTATGAATAAGGATTTAAAATGTAAGGTAATTCAAATCATATTACTATAAAAAAATgataattaaattttaaaaattaaaaatatttgtTAATTAAATAACTGAAGTAAATAAGTAATAATTGAATTATGTGAGTAGTTATTAATAAggtcaaaataaatattttgaagAATATTTAAATGAAACTATCGATAATTATAAAAGAAAAGTAAACACCCAGTCATGCGACACATCCAAACTCAAAATCAAGAATCAAAAGCTAACTATCAACAACCATACGCAGCGATCACAACAGTCTATACCCCAAATGAGTTATACAATTCAGCGTCATGCCATCGTATCCTCCCACGAATGAACATTCAAACATCTCATTGCCGTAACACCCAACCATTATTTGACTATAGTACACCCCGAGAACCATTGTTTCGTTTCCAAACCCATTCAATATCCCAATTCAGACAACCATACTGTCCACAATTCACCCAACCACAACGACCCAACTACCATAACATGGACACCAAACTCAATTAGGGAAACGTCGTTGGCGACAATCCCCCAACTTTTGGGAtcaaatgatgacacatctatcaaataccgctggacCTTCCACCACACCTTCACATCAGCCACCATTGGATCATGTCAACACTCAATGACCCCAAACACCTAGGAAAATCGTGAGAGACCTCGAAGACAGACTAATGCACCTGGGTGTGGAACATTGAGCGTTTCAATTAGACGAGTCATTGAATTTTTTGTCTATTCTATgtaattttttattataatataatataaaatttattttcagtatttcatttaattaattaaaattataacatttaaaattaaaatatatgAAAGGAGCATGCGCCACATGCATTATCGCATACATTATGTAGTGTATGCATGCGTCAATGCATGTGGCATCAAGGCATGCATGTGGCACTTACATGCATTGACTTTGCATGCATGCGCCCAGAGCCTTAGCGCCTCCTATGTATGTTAGTTTGATGCGTCAGTTCAACTGGAACATCAGTAGAAAAAAGTagttattttgatatttttttttaaattttgattattttgagattttattttaaaaaattggttattttaaaaataaattaataattgAATTCTATGAATAGTTATTGATAAAGTCAAAATAAATTTTTTTGAAGAATATTTAAATGAAACTATTGATATTATCAATGAGTGAGGAAGTATCTTTTTAATAAGAAAGTTACAAGTATATATACTATTATCTCATTATGACTAATATGTAATAACCTATACTTTTAATAATTAAAGAAATGTGAAAATAAAGTTTAATTGAATTTTTGTGAATAGTCATTATCAATTAAGTCAAAAAGAAGATTTATTAAAGAATACTTAAATAAGGAAGAATgttaacaaaaatttaaatattaaagAAAAAGATAAAGATTGTTGAATAAAAAAAAATCGTGACAATAAGTTATATTTTTTTTAGAAATATATTTTTTTACAGCAGTTTTTTTCGAAATATATAGTACTGTAGTTTGACTATTTAGTTAAATATTGGGAGTAAAGCTTTCCTTTTGTTTAGGAAAGTTTGGCTTTTTAGAGGAGAAAGTTTTAGTTGATTATAAACAAAtgttaataaaataaataaatgatatTGCTAAATCTAAAACATAGTAGTTAATGGTTTAAAAAAgtattgatttttttttatttttaaaacatAATCATATTTTGAAATATTAACAAAATATATATTTTTCGTATCTTTAACTTTATTAGAAAACTTAAAACATAATTATATTTTGAATATTTGATTTGATGTGATTGACCCAAACATAGAAATCCCTATCAATTGCAAAGATTTTCTCTTGATTTTAAGTCAGACTAAGATGATAAAAATTGGAATGTTTTAATATAAATATATGAAACAGCAAGAACAATGTACAGTTTAATTTTCTACTATTTTTTCTTACTTTCGAAAGATACTTGTTTTGAATATTGTCCATGAAGATAGATTGGAGGAACTTAGAAGCACTTCCTTTAAGTATAATTTTTGATAAGTTAGTAGAACGTATAGATCACATCTATTTCAGCGCCGTATGCAAGAATTGGTATTCCATTGCAAAGTTTAATTATCAAAATCGACAAATACATAATAATGTATTGCCCATGCTTATGGTTCCCACAAAAGGATGCAGAAAGAAACGAAGTTTATATGGGatttcattaaaaaaaaattataacttCATACTACCAGTACCTTGTAAAAAAAGGTTTTGTGGTTCAAGTCATGGTTGGCTGGCCAAGGTGGATTATAGTTCTAAAGTTACCCTTATAACGCTCATCAATCCTTTTAAAGATGCGGTTTCCATCACTTTACCACCCATCTGTTTCATGGATAGGTATAGAAGAAGTGTTCATTCTGAATATGATGTGCATAAGGTTGTTTTATCTACTAATCCTATATTTAAGCCACACGATTATGTAGTTGTGGCCATTTATAGTATGCGTCAATGTCTTGCATTCCTAAAAGCTGGACAAAAAACATGGATTTATATAGATGATATTCATCGTCTCTTCAACGATGTTATATTCTACAAAGGTTTAGTCTATGCCGTGGGACTATTGAATAACATTGTCTCGTTTGATTTATCTTATTTAAAGGATGAAAAGGTGATTCCTAAAGTTGTTTCTTTGGAGGGGGATGATTATGCTGATCAGGTTTATCTTGTAAAATCATTGGAGGaagtgttagatgcccaaaagtgcttatttgagctatcatatgtgggcatctttcactctttttccttgctaaaattgtcaaaaccacatttgttttacatggaatgcattacattgataaacaagcttggtgcctttgatttgtgtgttattgtgcaggaaagacatgaactaattgaaaatgaagacacaagaaaattggcaagggaaccaaagaatacaagcatttcatcagcctgctcgctaggcgaggctgtggcgaagcattggttcgctaggcgagttccaggcgaaaagctccagtaaattgtcaaattaattcgctaggcgagctgaaggcgaaggtggtagcgagttcgttctgttttggtgaaaaacgcagccagcactcactcgctaggcgaagctctagcgagtccccaacgagtattccagtagcaaaacctctcaacctcgctggggcgaaggttgaagcgtgtccttcgctaggcgaaggtatgttcgctaggcgaacatgacagttcagcaggccctgttttctctgggcgcaggggccttttgtgcccattttagaccctcgctaggcgagccattctgctcgcctagcgaacatgacagcccaacagtggtctataagtagcaggtgccacttttgagcaccatacctcattt containing:
- the LOC127080704 gene encoding F-box protein SKIP23-like is translated as SMKIDWRNLEALPLSIIFDKLVERIDHIYFSAVCKNWYSIAKFNYQNRQIHNNVLPMLMVPTKGCKKKRSLYGISLKKNYNFILPVPCKKRFCGSSHGWLAKVDYSSKVTLITLINPFKDAVSITLPPICFMDRYRRSVHSEYDVHKVVLSTNPIFKPHDYVVVAIYSMRQCLAFLKAGQKTWIYIDDIHRLFNDVIFYKGLVYAVGLLNNIVSFDLSYLKDEKVIPKVVSLEGDDYADRVYLVKSLEGDLWLVRKFIDFPEGEDNIDPSRGTKRFEVYNLELDFQTGELIQMLQIDSLGDNVLFVGDSDSVAVSASYFSNYLQKDSIYYTDDFYGDTLPYPNGAFDMKIYNVKEKKFRQHCPYYHWFKGMPPAVWVIPPFQWD